The Niastella koreensis GR20-10 genome includes a window with the following:
- a CDS encoding sodium:solute symporter yields the protein MNFSRLDWTVLVLTLLLIIVYGVYRSRTSKNLEGYLLSNRQMPWWIVLLSIMGTQASAITFLTAPGQAYSDGMRFVQYYFGLPFAMVVVCIAFVPVFHKLKIFTAYEYLETRFDLKTRLLTSFLFLLSRGIGTGISIVAPAIVLHSMLGWDITYTNLFMGGLLIIYTVSGGARAVAYTQQLQFIIIYAAMFIAAWWALKMLPQGIGITEALHIGGKSGRLNVITTGFTEKGFDWKDKYNIWSGVIGGFFLALSYFGTDQSQVGRYLTARNEQESKIGLLLNGLVKVPLQFGILLIGVFLFAFYQFNKAPAYFNLAQEKTVQHSVNAKEFAAANQQFQQIQNEKRNTVTALGAALKQDNKPEVDQLRTRLQGQQQQAQLVRDSIQNIVKKTIPESEGNDTNYIFLRFVGDYLPNGLVGLIIAIIFLASWSSIAASLHALASCTMVDFHKRLSKRPATPLQEYRWSQTYVLIWGLFCIVVAQFSYNLGNSLIEAVNILGSWFYGTILGIFLVAFYLKRVGGHAVFAGAILAEIIVIVVYSFKLFSFLWLNVIGAVCVIVFAGLAHVLFFRQSAVGKPAISH from the coding sequence ATGAATTTTTCCCGGTTAGACTGGACAGTACTTGTGCTTACCCTGCTGCTCATTATTGTGTATGGGGTATATCGTAGTCGTACGTCAAAAAACCTGGAAGGGTATTTATTAAGCAACCGGCAAATGCCCTGGTGGATCGTGTTGCTGAGCATTATGGGCACCCAGGCCAGCGCTATTACTTTTTTAACTGCGCCGGGCCAGGCCTATAGCGATGGAATGCGGTTTGTACAATATTATTTCGGGCTGCCATTCGCCATGGTTGTGGTGTGTATTGCCTTTGTGCCCGTTTTTCATAAACTGAAAATATTTACCGCCTACGAATACCTGGAAACACGGTTCGATTTAAAGACCCGTTTGCTAACTTCATTTTTATTCCTGCTATCACGAGGCATTGGAACCGGCATCAGCATTGTTGCCCCTGCTATTGTATTACACAGTATGCTTGGGTGGGATATTACCTACACCAATTTATTCATGGGCGGTCTGCTGATCATTTATACAGTAAGCGGTGGCGCCAGGGCAGTAGCTTATACGCAGCAATTGCAGTTCATAATTATTTATGCAGCTATGTTTATTGCCGCCTGGTGGGCATTGAAAATGTTACCGCAGGGCATAGGCATTACAGAGGCTTTGCATATCGGTGGCAAATCGGGCCGGTTGAATGTGATTACAACAGGCTTTACTGAAAAAGGGTTCGACTGGAAAGACAAATACAACATCTGGAGTGGGGTAATTGGTGGTTTCTTTTTAGCCCTCAGTTATTTCGGTACCGATCAAAGCCAGGTAGGCCGTTATTTAACGGCTCGTAACGAACAGGAAAGCAAGATCGGCTTGCTGTTGAACGGATTGGTAAAAGTGCCCTTGCAATTTGGCATTTTGCTTATTGGGGTTTTCTTATTTGCCTTTTACCAGTTCAATAAAGCGCCGGCTTATTTTAACCTGGCACAGGAAAAAACCGTGCAGCACAGTGTAAATGCCAAAGAGTTTGCCGCCGCCAACCAGCAATTCCAGCAGATCCAAAATGAAAAGAGAAATACGGTAACAGCATTGGGCGCTGCCTTAAAACAGGATAATAAACCGGAAGTTGATCAGTTAAGAACCCGGTTACAGGGTCAGCAGCAACAGGCCCAATTGGTTCGCGATTCCATTCAGAACATTGTAAAGAAAACCATTCCCGAAAGCGAAGGCAATGATACCAACTACATTTTTTTACGGTTTGTAGGCGACTATTTACCCAATGGCTTGGTGGGACTTATCATTGCAATCATCTTTCTGGCATCGTGGAGCAGTATTGCGGCGTCATTACATGCGCTGGCATCCTGCACCATGGTTGACTTTCATAAGCGTTTGTCAAAAAGACCGGCTACGCCATTGCAGGAATATCGCTGGTCGCAAACCTATGTCTTGATCTGGGGACTGTTTTGTATTGTGGTAGCCCAGTTTAGCTATAACCTGGGCAACAGTTTAATTGAAGCCGTGAATATTCTCGGTTCCTGGTTTTATGGCACCATCCTGGGCATTTTCCTGGTTGCCTTTTACCTGAAAAGGGTAGGAGGGCATGCCGTTTTTGCCGGCGCCATCCTGGCCGAAATAATCGTAATAGTTGTTTATAGTTTTAAACTGTTTTCGTTCTTGTGGTTAAATGTGATTGGCGCTGTTTGTGTTATCGTGTTTGCCGGGTTGGCCCATGTATTGTTCTTTCGGCAATCGGCAGTGGGAAAACCAGCCATAAGCCATTAA
- a CDS encoding bifunctional helix-turn-helix transcriptional regulator/GNAT family N-acetyltransferase yields MDFYNNAGKMALGSRLRRLSDQITEDAGQVYKMYNVALQPKWFPVFHALSQGNEKTITAIAEEIGHSHPSVSTIIREMVKQGLVIEKNDKQDGRKTVVGLSKKGKEIIKDIAPQYTDVTAAIEAALSQTHYDLWKAIEEWEFLLNQKSLLRRVQEQKKLRESQDVQIVDYTPAYQEAFKQLNEEWISKYFKMEAADHKALDHPQKNIIDKGGHIFVALYNSEPVGVCALMKMDDPDYEYEMAKMAVSPAAQGKSIGWLLGKAVAEKARSLGAKKLYLESNTVLQPAVNLYYKLGFQKVVRRATPYERCNIQMELALV; encoded by the coding sequence ATGGACTTCTATAACAATGCCGGCAAAATGGCGCTCGGTAGCCGGCTGCGCCGGTTAAGCGATCAGATTACAGAGGATGCGGGCCAGGTTTACAAAATGTACAATGTAGCCTTACAGCCTAAATGGTTCCCGGTTTTTCATGCCTTATCGCAGGGCAACGAAAAAACAATCACGGCTATTGCCGAGGAGATTGGCCATTCGCACCCATCGGTAAGTACTATCATCAGGGAAATGGTGAAACAGGGTCTGGTTATTGAAAAAAATGACAAGCAGGATGGCCGTAAAACGGTAGTGGGGCTTTCAAAAAAAGGAAAAGAGATTATAAAAGATATTGCCCCGCAATACACCGATGTGACCGCTGCTATTGAAGCCGCGCTTTCGCAAACCCACTACGATCTTTGGAAGGCTATAGAAGAATGGGAATTTTTATTAAACCAGAAATCATTATTACGCAGGGTGCAGGAACAAAAGAAGCTGCGCGAAAGCCAGGATGTACAGATCGTGGATTATACGCCCGCTTACCAGGAGGCCTTTAAACAATTAAATGAGGAATGGATCTCGAAATATTTTAAAATGGAAGCGGCCGATCATAAAGCGCTTGACCATCCGCAAAAGAACATCATTGATAAAGGGGGGCACATTTTCGTAGCGCTGTATAACAGCGAACCCGTTGGCGTATGCGCCCTGATGAAAATGGATGATCCCGATTATGAATATGAAATGGCCAAGATGGCGGTATCGCCGGCTGCACAGGGCAAAAGCATTGGCTGGCTGTTGGGTAAAGCTGTAGCTGAAAAAGCCAGATCGCTGGGTGCGAAAAAGCTTTACCTCGAAAGCAATACGGTATTACAACCTGCTGTCAATCTCTATTACAAATTAGGATTTCAGAAAGTAGTAAGAAGAGCAACGCCTTACGAACGGTGTAATATTCAGATGGAATTGGCGTTGGTTTAG
- a CDS encoding DUF2911 domain-containing protein gives MMKKTCLIVCMLAFAIATNAQLKTPAPSSTQTIKQDFGLGSIELSYSRPGMKGRKIFGDLVPFGKVWRTGANGATTLTFADEVSIGGTKIPAGKYGLLTIPDKDSWTIIITKQLDVTQPAAYKQENDVVRVQAKPMSVKDKAENFTMQFANVTSSTIELHMMWDKTEVVLPVTTDVDSKVMAQINEALKTDDAKTPYFNAALYYMDNGKDLNKALEWFNKSVQQNPKAFWAYYQRANCMAKLGKKQDAIESANKSIELAKEAKNDDYVTLNQKLLVTLK, from the coding sequence ATGATGAAAAAGACATGTTTGATTGTATGCATGCTTGCGTTTGCTATTGCTACCAACGCACAATTAAAAACACCCGCTCCTTCGAGCACACAAACCATTAAGCAGGATTTCGGTCTCGGTTCTATTGAACTGTCATACAGCCGCCCGGGCATGAAAGGCCGCAAAATATTTGGCGACCTGGTGCCTTTTGGCAAAGTATGGCGTACCGGCGCCAACGGCGCTACCACGCTTACCTTTGCTGATGAAGTATCAATTGGGGGCACCAAAATACCTGCGGGCAAATATGGCTTATTAACTATTCCCGACAAAGATTCCTGGACCATCATCATCACCAAACAGCTGGATGTTACCCAACCTGCTGCCTACAAACAGGAGAATGATGTTGTACGTGTGCAGGCCAAACCCATGAGCGTAAAAGATAAAGCAGAAAATTTTACCATGCAGTTTGCCAATGTAACGTCAAGCACCATTGAATTGCATATGATGTGGGACAAAACAGAGGTGGTCCTGCCCGTCACAACTGATGTAGACAGCAAAGTAATGGCCCAGATAAACGAGGCACTGAAAACCGATGATGCAAAAACGCCTTATTTTAATGCAGCCCTGTATTACATGGATAATGGCAAGGACCTGAACAAGGCGCTGGAGTGGTTCAACAAATCGGTACAGCAAAATCCCAAAGCATTTTGGGCTTATTACCAACGTGCCAATTGTATGGCCAAACTGGGTAAAAAACAGGATGCTATTGAATCAGCAAACAAGTCAATCGAGCTGGCAAAAGAAGCCAAGAACGATGATTATGTAACTCTGAATCAAAAATTACTGGTTACCCTTAAGTAA
- a CDS encoding carboxypeptidase-like regulatory domain-containing protein, with amino-acid sequence MNHNKEHIIQYTAADIQRYVQGKLSAREMHAMEKAALDDPFLADAIEGLQQAFDEHEENQVTGQLQQLQQQFQAKTTPSANVVAFKPFRYWQAAAAAVVVIIVGVWIYSLLSDSSKEKSSAPVIAKTEEYKSRQQEAAPVLPDENTATVSTDSSPAKTVEAHKNKVPVATGSYYSKTPANDQVLVQEKKPEPTPAAAAPVQNEITVTSPNQDTVKQGNVSYWGRAKEADNDLGVAKQEAAAPPVASGSMPQLRRAKKESTYNNVYRDRETELITIGGKDSLKKAKDISNDLTGVIKGQVTDQNSNPIANAYLQLPKNNNNFVTDKTGFFKIPVSDSVVDVAVNVAGYGTQNFRLENNATMNQLQLQPANAAIASNDLGVSKYKAAIANKLPNNIVNDAEPTGGWFAFEQYLEKNKKPTVNNTSPGQVIVSFEVNKKGELSGFKIEQSLSKACDDEAIRLIMQGPSWKLMKKVRKARVTVIVRF; translated from the coding sequence ATGAATCACAATAAGGAACATATTATCCAGTACACGGCAGCAGATATCCAGCGATATGTGCAGGGGAAACTGTCTGCCCGGGAAATGCACGCTATGGAAAAAGCGGCGCTGGATGACCCGTTCCTGGCCGATGCCATAGAAGGCCTGCAACAGGCTTTTGACGAACATGAAGAAAACCAGGTAACTGGCCAGCTGCAACAATTACAACAGCAATTTCAGGCCAAAACCACCCCTTCGGCCAATGTGGTGGCGTTTAAGCCATTCCGGTACTGGCAGGCAGCTGCAGCCGCCGTGGTGGTGATTATTGTGGGGGTATGGATCTATAGCCTGCTGTCAGATTCTTCTAAAGAAAAAAGCAGCGCCCCGGTAATTGCCAAAACAGAAGAATACAAGAGCCGGCAACAGGAAGCCGCGCCTGTTTTACCGGATGAAAATACGGCTACCGTAAGCACCGATTCTTCACCGGCTAAAACTGTTGAGGCGCATAAAAATAAAGTACCTGTCGCTACAGGAAGTTATTATAGCAAAACACCAGCAAATGACCAGGTTCTGGTTCAGGAAAAGAAACCCGAACCAACTCCGGCTGCCGCCGCCCCCGTACAAAACGAGATCACTGTAACGAGCCCCAATCAGGATACGGTTAAACAGGGCAATGTTTCTTATTGGGGCAGAGCAAAAGAAGCTGATAATGACCTGGGTGTTGCAAAACAGGAAGCAGCCGCACCCCCGGTAGCATCCGGTTCTATGCCCCAACTTAGAAGGGCCAAAAAAGAATCGACCTATAACAATGTTTACAGAGACCGGGAAACAGAACTGATAACCATTGGAGGAAAGGACAGCCTTAAAAAAGCAAAAGACATTAGCAATGACCTCACTGGTGTTATTAAAGGGCAGGTAACAGACCAAAACAGTAACCCTATTGCCAATGCGTATCTGCAGCTCCCCAAAAACAACAATAATTTTGTTACTGATAAAACCGGTTTCTTTAAAATACCGGTGTCCGATTCGGTAGTAGATGTGGCAGTGAACGTAGCAGGTTATGGCACCCAGAATTTCAGGTTGGAAAACAATGCCACCATGAACCAGTTACAACTGCAGCCGGCCAATGCAGCCATTGCTTCAAACGACCTTGGAGTAAGCAAATATAAAGCTGCCATTGCCAATAAATTGCCCAACAATATTGTAAACGATGCAGAACCAACAGGCGGTTGGTTTGCGTTTGAACAATACCTCGAAAAAAACAAGAAACCAACAGTCAACAACACCTCCCCTGGTCAGGTAATTGTTTCTTTTGAGGTAAATAAAAAAGGAGAATTATCCGGATTCAAAATAGAACAATCGCTCTCCAAAGCGTGTGACGACGAAGCCATCCGGCTTATTATGCAAGGTCCTTCCTGGAAGTTAATGAAAAAAGTACGCAAAGCAAGGGTAACAGTGATCGTGCGATTTTAA
- a CDS encoding RNA polymerase sigma factor: MAFIKNIPTNELPDKELVALFRTSRNMEVLAVLFQRYMDLLYGVCLKYLKQPETAKDAVMQIFEELVVKLPKHEVDNFKSWLYTLAKNHCLMQLRTPKNLKTTEFNPDSMQLEEEMHLNGIQLKEENLQKLERCLETLSTEQKKSVELFYLQNKCYKEIAEETGIEWNKVRSFIQNGRRNLKICMEKGVELEMRNEK, encoded by the coding sequence GTGGCATTTATAAAGAACATACCAACCAATGAGTTACCAGATAAAGAGCTGGTGGCCCTGTTCCGCACTTCCCGTAACATGGAGGTGCTGGCTGTTCTTTTTCAACGGTACATGGACCTCCTGTACGGCGTATGCCTGAAATACCTGAAACAGCCTGAAACGGCCAAGGACGCCGTTATGCAAATTTTTGAGGAGCTGGTGGTAAAGCTGCCCAAACACGAGGTGGACAATTTTAAAAGCTGGTTGTATACCCTGGCTAAAAACCACTGCCTCATGCAGTTACGTACCCCTAAAAACCTGAAAACAACAGAATTTAATCCAGACAGTATGCAATTGGAAGAAGAAATGCATCTGAATGGCATACAGCTGAAGGAAGAGAACCTGCAAAAGCTGGAACGTTGTTTGGAAACCCTGTCAACGGAGCAAAAGAAATCGGTAGAATTGTTCTACCTGCAAAATAAATGCTATAAAGAAATTGCCGAAGAAACCGGGATTGAATGGAATAAAGTTCGCAGCTTTATCCAGAATGGCCGGCGCAATTTGAAGATATGTATGGAAAAGGGTGTGGAATTGGAAATGAGAAACGAGAAATGA
- a CDS encoding T9SS type A sorting domain-containing protein yields MPKSLLLNIPEPCHENWQNMTPQEQGRFCGSCQKVVVDFSVMTDKEVLEYFSKASQQVCGRFANDQLNKELTAPPTRKRITWVYVWNVLLASVLVTKSYAQGKPQVKKPPVIKTTFKGNLTMGEWVVNPVDAVIPVKMKGVVLDAQTNQPVSGASISIKSTLNGTSADTAGKFQLRVEKKNTLEVEVSAIGYEKQTLLLFKTANWENIQVSLKPAFDNLAKVTVSGYGLICRKSYTTGLVTIIKEAVIRDTINSDYIDKWKSTVLKNEVTIYPNPVMRGNAIQVKLSLPQEGEYRLELLSTTGQVMLIQPLFMQTKAQQIDLYTQTKWSAGIYYVRISSPKSKKVFEGKVMLQ; encoded by the coding sequence ATGCCAAAATCCTTACTCCTGAACATCCCCGAACCCTGCCACGAAAACTGGCAGAACATGACGCCACAGGAACAGGGCCGTTTTTGCGGTTCCTGCCAAAAAGTAGTGGTGGATTTTAGTGTGATGACCGATAAAGAAGTGCTGGAGTATTTTTCAAAAGCCAGTCAGCAGGTATGTGGCCGTTTTGCAAACGACCAGTTGAATAAAGAATTGACCGCACCGCCCACCCGCAAACGGATCACCTGGGTATATGTTTGGAATGTATTGTTAGCCTCCGTGTTGGTAACCAAATCTTACGCCCAGGGTAAGCCTCAGGTAAAAAAGCCGCCGGTTATTAAAACTACGTTCAAAGGAAATCTTACGATGGGTGAGTGGGTTGTTAATCCAGTTGATGCTGTTATTCCGGTAAAGATGAAAGGTGTAGTGCTGGATGCGCAGACTAACCAGCCGGTATCCGGGGCCAGTATTAGTATTAAAAGCACGCTGAATGGCACAAGTGCCGATACCGCGGGTAAATTTCAATTGCGTGTGGAAAAGAAGAACACCCTGGAAGTAGAGGTTAGTGCTATTGGTTATGAAAAACAAACCCTATTGCTGTTTAAAACGGCTAATTGGGAGAATATACAGGTATCGTTAAAACCGGCTTTTGACAATTTAGCGAAGGTAACCGTGAGTGGCTATGGGTTAATTTGCAGGAAGAGCTATACCACAGGGCTGGTAACAATAATTAAAGAAGCAGTAATAAGAGATACCATTAATAGCGATTATATAGATAAATGGAAAAGCACTGTTTTGAAAAATGAAGTGACAATTTATCCAAATCCCGTAATGCGTGGCAACGCCATTCAGGTAAAATTGAGTCTGCCCCAGGAAGGCGAGTACAGGCTTGAATTACTTAGTACGACCGGACAGGTAATGCTGATCCAACCCCTGTTTATGCAAACAAAAGCACAACAGATCGATCTGTATACCCAAACAAAATGGAGTGCCGGTATTTATTATGTCCGCATTTCATCACCCAAATCAAAGAAAGTATTTGAGGGAAAAGTGATGTTGCAATAA
- a CDS encoding T9SS type A sorting domain-containing protein produces MSKAIQIRIPEPCHENWQNMTPQEQGRFCGSCQKIVVDFTLMTDAALLDYFAKASSHTCGRFFNDQLNRDLKPTAIKKRYAWAYVWNIVLATFLVTKTDAQVVKKKTPEVLLPDKAPITQGEIGTVEIKLPKTRELKGVVFDSSITRHPLAGASISVKDQSIGTVSDSLGNFGLMIEDDRPVDLIISYIGYTTQTVTIDGSTNWTNVKVNMSASDISDHIFSGGVVVVAYKKPKKKIVNDWKPAVLKKDIKIYPNPVVKGNTVRANLSLKQAGEYKLELMNMQGEVMSVQKLQMITKEQAVTIPTQSSWAPGIYVMRITAPGVKNVYQCKVSIQ; encoded by the coding sequence ATGTCAAAAGCTATACAAATACGAATACCCGAACCCTGCCACGAAAACTGGCAAAACATGACGCCACAGGAACAGGGCCGTTTTTGCGGATCGTGCCAAAAAATAGTGGTTGATTTTACCTTAATGACCGATGCAGCGCTGCTGGATTATTTTGCCAAAGCGTCTTCCCATACCTGTGGCCGGTTCTTCAACGATCAATTGAATAGGGACCTGAAACCAACAGCAATCAAAAAGCGCTATGCCTGGGCGTATGTATGGAACATAGTGCTGGCTACTTTTTTAGTAACTAAGACAGATGCGCAGGTAGTAAAGAAAAAAACGCCGGAAGTACTGCTTCCCGATAAAGCGCCAATAACACAGGGCGAAATCGGCACGGTCGAAATAAAATTGCCAAAGACCAGGGAGCTAAAAGGTGTTGTATTTGACAGTAGTATTACCAGGCATCCATTGGCCGGCGCCAGCATTTCTGTGAAAGACCAGTCAATAGGCACCGTTTCCGATTCATTAGGGAATTTCGGTTTGATGATCGAAGATGATAGACCCGTTGATCTGATCATATCGTACATTGGTTACACTACCCAAACGGTGACGATTGATGGCAGTACCAATTGGACGAATGTAAAAGTGAATATGTCGGCATCGGACATCTCTGATCATATATTTTCGGGCGGCGTTGTAGTTGTTGCTTATAAGAAGCCTAAAAAGAAAATCGTCAATGACTGGAAACCTGCCGTCCTGAAAAAGGATATCAAAATATATCCCAATCCGGTGGTGAAGGGCAATACAGTTCGGGCCAATCTTTCCTTAAAACAGGCTGGTGAATACAAACTGGAATTGATGAATATGCAGGGCGAAGTAATGAGCGTACAAAAATTGCAAATGATAACAAAAGAACAAGCGGTTACCATTCCAACCCAAAGCAGCTGGGCGCCTGGTATTTATGTGATGCGCATTACAGCTCCGGGGGTAAAAAACGTATATCAGTGTAAAGTGTCAATACAATAA
- the xerD gene encoding site-specific tyrosine recombinase XerD gives MWDPYKKGFKAFLQLERSLSDNSVEAYLRDIDKLTQFLQEKNNVPSPANVTLPDLQQFIRWVGELGMTATSQARIISGIRSFYKYCLIENIVVKDPTTLLETPKLKRALPDVLTFDEIEAIIAEIDLSKPEGGRNKAILETMYSCGLRVSEVVNLKISALYLDVGFIRVTGKGDKERLVPIGESAIKYITIYKRDIRVHVPVKKGHEDILFLNRRGARLTRVMIFLMLKDLVKKAGITKNISPHTFRHSFATHLVEGGADLRAVQEMLGHESITTTEIYTHLDREFLRDTLQQFHPAFKG, from the coding sequence ATGTGGGACCCTTATAAAAAAGGATTCAAGGCATTCTTACAACTGGAAAGATCGCTCTCCGATAACTCGGTGGAAGCCTACCTGCGCGACATTGACAAACTGACCCAGTTTTTGCAGGAAAAGAACAATGTGCCGAGCCCGGCCAATGTTACCCTGCCCGATCTGCAACAGTTCATTCGCTGGGTGGGCGAACTGGGCATGACGGCAACCTCACAGGCCCGGATCATTTCAGGCATCCGTTCGTTCTATAAATACTGTCTTATTGAGAATATTGTTGTCAAAGATCCCACTACCCTGCTGGAAACGCCCAAGCTGAAACGCGCCCTGCCCGATGTGCTGACGTTTGACGAAATAGAAGCCATCATTGCAGAAATAGACCTGAGCAAACCCGAAGGGGGCCGCAATAAGGCCATCCTGGAAACCATGTACAGCTGCGGGTTGCGGGTAAGCGAGGTCGTAAACCTGAAAATATCGGCCCTGTACCTGGATGTTGGGTTTATACGGGTAACCGGTAAGGGCGATAAAGAACGCCTGGTGCCCATTGGAGAATCGGCCATAAAATATATTACCATCTATAAAAGAGACATCCGCGTACATGTGCCGGTTAAGAAGGGACATGAAGACATCCTGTTTCTGAACCGCCGCGGCGCCAGGCTTACCCGCGTAATGATCTTTCTGATGCTGAAAGACCTGGTGAAGAAAGCCGGCATTACCAAGAACATTTCACCCCATACTTTCCGTCATTCGTTTGCCACTCACCTGGTAGAAGGCGGCGCCGACCTGCGCGCCGTACAGGAAATGCTGGGCCACGAAAGCATCACCACCACTGAAATATATACGCATTTAGACCGTGAATTCCTCAGGGATACGTTACAACAGTTTCATCCTGCGTTTAAGGGGTAA
- a CDS encoding YkgJ family cysteine cluster protein: MLMSLLRMKRKMQANRPAFRRFLTKLEKNPPKKLDAMAVEIDKEVWAETDCLACANCCKTMTPTFTNTDIKRISAHLEMTEEAFKKKWLKKDRAGDWINTVQPCQFLNLKDNKCSIYEVRPKDCSGFPHHTRRHMVDYMHVFKQNIEYCPATFRLVEKMIEKVNGVEAETAAKPDAVVSKLKEEGKKRHK, from the coding sequence ATGTTGATGAGTCTTCTCAGGATGAAACGTAAAATGCAGGCCAACCGCCCTGCTTTCAGACGGTTCCTTACCAAACTGGAAAAGAATCCGCCCAAAAAGCTGGATGCCATGGCCGTGGAAATTGATAAGGAAGTGTGGGCGGAAACCGATTGCCTGGCCTGCGCCAATTGCTGCAAAACCATGACGCCTACCTTTACCAACACCGATATTAAACGCATCTCCGCCCATCTTGAAATGACCGAAGAGGCTTTTAAAAAGAAATGGTTGAAGAAGGACCGTGCCGGTGACTGGATCAACACCGTACAACCCTGTCAGTTCCTGAATTTGAAGGATAACAAGTGTTCCATTTATGAAGTAAGGCCAAAAGACTGTTCAGGCTTTCCACACCATACCCGCCGCCACATGGTCGATTATATGCACGTGTTCAAACAGAACATTGAATACTGCCCGGCCACGTTCCGTTTGGTAGAAAAGATGATTGAAAAGGTAAATGGGGTTGAAGCAGAAACTGCTGCCAAACCAGATGCTGTTGTGAGTAAGTTGAAAGAAGAAGGCAAAAAGCGTCATAAATAA
- a CDS encoding YraN family protein has translation MSYQHHDTGKKGEDMAVDYLQQQRFTILDRNWRYARFEVDVIASRDQVLHIIEVKTRTNLLFGYPEESVSKKKINSMIRSADAYMRKNPQWRQVQFNILSITLLKDQPPEFFFIEDVYL, from the coding sequence ATGAGCTATCAGCATCATGACACCGGTAAAAAAGGGGAAGACATGGCTGTTGATTACCTGCAGCAGCAGCGCTTTACCATTTTAGACCGCAACTGGCGCTACGCCCGGTTTGAGGTGGACGTAATTGCAAGCCGCGACCAGGTGCTGCACATTATAGAAGTAAAAACCAGGACCAACCTGCTCTTTGGCTATCCTGAAGAAAGCGTATCAAAGAAGAAAATAAACAGCATGATCCGCAGTGCCGATGCCTATATGCGCAAGAATCCACAATGGCGGCAGGTGCAATTCAATATCTTATCAATTACATTGTTAAAAGACCAGCCGCCCGAATTCTTTTTTATAGAAGACGTTTATTTATGA